AATCCTTCTACTTGAAATATAGCTGGAAGAACGAATACATTGTCTTCGTGTGTAGAAACCTTCACCTCATAAAATTTGTCGATAACTTGTTTCAAATAAGATTCTTCGTACCCATCATATTCATCATTCGTTAGAATGTAACGGATTTCTCCACCATAATTGATAATATTCATCTCATTAAGAATATTCCCAGGGATAAAATCTCCTAAGATTAAGGCCGTTCTGTTTTTTTCGTCTATATATTCAATTGTGTATTCATGATCCGCAAAGATTATTTTATCACCTACACCCTTATCATCAATACTAAACCCTGGTGTTTGGTCTCCCCCAAGCATATCAATGATATCAGGATTTCCATCTATCCATAGTTTCAAGTCATCTTGAGATACTGCATCCATTGATACATTGATTTGGTAGTTAGCAGTTCCTGTAGGTTGTTTTACAAGTGTTACACTTTCCAAGAAATTTGGTGTCATTGTACTTGGTATTTTCGCAACATTACTGTGTTCAAGTGCTTGTCCCCAATAAACATATCCTTGATCACTATTTGTGTCGATAATCCATTTCGCAACAGGTTGTTTTCCACCAGCAATCCATTCTTGAAGTGTGATTACTTCGCTACCCAATTGCCACTTAACATACTCATCAAATGGTGATTCAACGCCATCCCACTTCTTAATTGTATATGTGCTTTGATCATTTTGCGCTGGTTTAACATCATGTTGTTTATCAGTGCGTGAAGAATCTGCATGATTTTCAACACCGTCTACAATTGATGTCATATCATCACCAGTTATTCCAGTTACAATATAGTTACCATATTGTCCATTAGGATCATGAGCTTGTGTTCTAATATAGTAGTATTCTTGCTTGTCAAAGTAACCTTTTAGTTTCTCAATGCGTTGATCATCTTCAAGATCATAATCATGATCGGTTAGATTCAAGGTCGCAAGGAATGATTCTGCAGCTTCCTTTGTATCAAAACGATAGAAGTTCCCTTGAGTATCAATCATATAACGATGTCTTGTGTAGACATACTCACGGCTTCCAATTTCCATGTACTCTTTGAATTGAAGACGAATAAATCCATCTTGATAAATTGCGTTGGTGTCGTTATTGTCTTCACCGTTTCGAACAGCAACACTCTTTGTAACTGCTTCACCTTTCTTCCAATTTGTAACCTCTGTAAAGTTCTCTACAAGAACAATATGATGTTCAAAATTAGCAGTGCTAAAGCTGTTGTTTTTATGCTGATTAAGGTTTTGCCATGCAAGTGACCCTGACAACAACAACGCGATAGCGATAGCGCCTGTCGTAAAGGTCGCTTTCTTTTTACGTGTTAGTATCATCTTTCTCCTCCTTAACACTAATACTGCTGGACGTGTCCTGCAAGTAAATCCATCTTACCAAGTGAATGATTCGAAAAAATAATATTTGTTATTTATGTTTGAAAAAAGAACGATTCATATTTCAAAAATAGAAAAATTAATGGTCAAAATTTGTTTGATATTTACCTTTATGGTAAGTTCCGTAGTTTTCTTTACTTATGATATGTGCTTATCTTCAAACCTTGTCTTGAAACTAACATGAAACCCAATTTACAAGTGACATATTGTACATAATTAAGTGTTAAATAAGGAAGGCAGCAAAAAATTACGTAAAAATAGAAATTTCTAACACCAAATTGGACCTTACAATAATGTTATAATCTAAATATATAAAATAAATTGATATCTTTTACCTTAAGTACGATTTTAAATTGCAAATAACAAAAGGAGATGGCGATGCAAAATCATCTATTTTTTGCTTTAAATAATAATAAACAATTGTGTAGGCAAATTAAAACATTGACCTATATGCGCTCTCACGACAGCCCAATGAGTATTAATGAACTGGTACAACATGTGGGATGCTCTATCCCAACAATGCGTCAAGACATCAATAACCTCAATGATGAGCTTATGGGCTATTTGAAAATTGTATCCAACGATAAAGATGGGTATACATTATCATTGGATACGATGAGTATGGATGCGATTTTGGTGAAGATGGCTAAAGAGAGTGATGTTTTTCGTATTATTGATGACATTTTCCATCATGAAATCCATACCTTTGATGAATTACTTGCAGATTTATACCTATCGCCAACTAAACTAAGGAAAACATTAAATCATATAAACACCGTGCTTGTTTCTTATAATATTGCGCTTTCCACACGATATGTTGATCTTATTGGATGTGAATCGGATATCCGTTACTTCTTCTTTGCCTTCTACAGTGATTTTAATGATTTTTTCACCATTGATAGTAACTTTGATCGGAGGGAGTATATTTATCAGGTGTTTCATGAACGCGCAATTCAGAGTATCATCCCTCATTTTCACTTAAGCAACTTTAGAATGACCTTATGGAGTATAATCATCCATAATCGTATTAAACACCAAAGATTTGTAAGGGTTGACGATCATCTTAAAGAGGAATTGCAAGTTTTTGTTTCGTTTGAAAAGTTTAAAGAAGCGTTTATCGATGTGTATCGCAATGCATTCTTAATTCATAACCCTCCCCTTGATGATATTATCTGGGCGTATGCCATGCTTTTACATAGTGTATCCTACAGCGGACCCAGCCATAGCATTTTTAGTCACTACATCAAGGATTATACACACCTTGAAACGATTCCTTTGGAATTATCGCAGCGTGTTGAATCCTTATTAATGCATCAATTTGATGAACCAACGATTCACAGTACAGCAATTGATCCGGTTCGTTCTTATTTGATTAACCTTTCAATTCTTACACGTATTTCACCACAACTTCAACGCGTGTCGAAGTCTTTTAAGCTCTTTGCACACGAGACCATTGATGATTTAGTCATCCTTTGGATGAACCATCTC
This DNA window, taken from Erysipelothrix larvae, encodes the following:
- a CDS encoding helix-turn-helix domain-containing protein, with the translated sequence MQNHLFFALNNNKQLCRQIKTLTYMRSHDSPMSINELVQHVGCSIPTMRQDINNLNDELMGYLKIVSNDKDGYTLSLDTMSMDAILVKMAKESDVFRIIDDIFHHEIHTFDELLADLYLSPTKLRKTLNHINTVLVSYNIALSTRYVDLIGCESDIRYFFFAFYSDFNDFFTIDSNFDRREYIYQVFHERAIQSIIPHFHLSNFRMTLWSIIIHNRIKHQRFVRVDDHLKEELQVFVSFEKFKEAFIDVYRNAFLIHNPPLDDIIWAYAMLLHSVSYSGPSHSIFSHYIKDYTHLETIPLELSQRVESLLMHQFDEPTIHSTAIDPVRSYLINLSILTRISPQLQRVSKSFKLFAHETIDDLVILWMNHLETPEAKGLLPIVFKEDVACSLAMLHFSFISHQKDFDLCVLFAFHGEPGYDDFLMYLSQFMIPKNVTTAFLFDKPITHDILNLVNTDLVVTNYDLPDAHKMQCDVIQLSYIPSMAEWTSLRNAILNLAASKHSRSKPDEDMDSHSFS